A stretch of Chitinivibrionales bacterium DNA encodes these proteins:
- a CDS encoding IS66 family transposase, with the protein MMKLTPDDLAQISLDSLEKMKKSDLINLTLRLRAQLCEAVERLNQDSKNSSKPPSSDNPYKKEAGEDENDAGEIPEDQKESDESEIEDQSKETPEDKSTKRKPGKQPGSEGHWRTEKPVAERIEHHHPQQCVLCNKKLEEKPLLYSGHYTYELEIENKCARIICTLHYYYESTCSCGHRNISCPGEGYISTVEGRKRNIKLSENSLVGPMLATFIAALNRRYGMSRKKIRDFLLSWYKFELGIGTICKCIREAGIACYPVVDQLVEELQEQEKVNLDETPWYQKGKMLWLWVAVSAKVIVYYIGTRKKEELLNLITDSFFGWLITDGYFAYRSHEKRQRCLAHLIRKAIALTGVIDKNVNRIGDWFLRELRGLIKAMADGENGPKKCRPILARLKRACNLGANFDHPKLKALAKEILNDWDAVVAFVKNPGLPATNNDAERALRQSVIFRRITFGTRTDEGSRSYAAFISVVETCRARNIDPWSYIAEAIAAGRKGNYPPSISSI; encoded by the coding sequence GGATTTAATAAATCTGACACTGAGACTGCGTGCTCAATTGTGTGAGGCTGTCGAACGATTGAATCAGGATTCAAAGAACAGTTCGAAACCACCGTCTTCAGATAATCCATACAAAAAAGAGGCAGGGGAGGACGAAAATGATGCAGGAGAAATACCGGAAGATCAAAAGGAATCAGACGAATCAGAAATAGAAGATCAATCAAAAGAAACGCCTGAAGATAAGTCAACAAAGCGTAAACCAGGAAAACAACCTGGATCAGAGGGACATTGGAGAACTGAAAAACCTGTGGCGGAGAGGATCGAGCATCATCATCCGCAGCAGTGTGTACTCTGCAATAAAAAACTTGAGGAAAAACCGTTACTCTATTCGGGGCATTACACCTATGAGCTCGAAATAGAAAACAAGTGTGCTCGCATTATATGCACTCTTCATTATTATTATGAAAGTACCTGTTCGTGTGGCCATAGAAACATTTCCTGTCCGGGTGAAGGTTATATTTCGACTGTTGAGGGGCGAAAGCGCAATATAAAGTTATCTGAAAATAGCCTTGTTGGGCCAATGTTGGCAACTTTTATTGCTGCATTGAATCGACGTTATGGAATGTCCCGGAAAAAAATTCGAGATTTCTTGTTATCCTGGTACAAGTTCGAATTAGGCATTGGGACAATATGCAAATGCATACGAGAGGCAGGTATTGCATGTTACCCGGTTGTTGATCAGTTGGTGGAGGAACTACAGGAACAAGAAAAAGTCAATCTGGATGAAACACCCTGGTACCAGAAAGGAAAAATGTTATGGCTTTGGGTGGCGGTATCAGCCAAAGTTATCGTATATTATATAGGCACTCGTAAAAAAGAAGAATTGCTCAATTTAATTACTGATTCATTTTTCGGTTGGTTGATAACCGATGGATATTTTGCCTATCGATCTCATGAGAAGCGTCAAAGATGTCTGGCACATTTAATTCGAAAGGCAATAGCATTGACAGGTGTTATAGATAAAAATGTTAACAGGATCGGAGATTGGTTTTTGAGAGAGCTAAGAGGCCTAATAAAAGCAATGGCCGATGGCGAGAATGGCCCGAAAAAATGCAGGCCGATTCTCGCCCGACTAAAAAGAGCCTGCAACCTGGGAGCAAATTTTGATCATCCGAAATTGAAAGCCTTGGCAAAGGAAATTTTAAACGATTGGGATGCGGTGGTGGCGTTTGTCAAAAATCCTGGCCTTCCAGCTACCAATAATGATGCCGAGAGGGCTTTGCGCCAGTCGGTAATCTTCAGAAGGATAACTTTTGGAACAAGAACTGATGAAGGCAGTCGTTCATATGCCGCCTTCATTAGTGTGGTAGAAACTTGTAGAGCGAGAAATATCGACCCATGGAGTTATATAGCTGAAGCTATTGCTGCCGGTCGCAAAGGGAACTACCCCCCTTCAATCTCATCGATTTAA